DNA sequence from the Trichocoleus desertorum ATA4-8-CV12 genome:
TCTTTTGCAGGGATGCTTCAGCTGCGATCGCTTCGTTGATTCGAGCTGCCATTCGAGGTCGGTCGGTGTCATTAGTGCAAACAATAATTCCGGGATGCTCAGACGTAATACGATGCAACCGAATAAAATCTTGCCGATTCAAGGTCAAAATTGCGCGATTCTCACGAATAGCAAAGGTTAACACGTCTTCATCAGGAATACCCTGATTAGCATTGCCAGCTTCCTGTACCGTCAAAATATCATGCCCCATTGTCTGAAGAAGCTCACTCACTGAGCGAGGAAACTGCTCATCGGCATACAATCGGGCCATTGGTTAGGCAACCTGGTTATTAGTGCGAATTGCTGCTGAAATTTCTTCAGCATGAGCATCAGCATACGCCCATGCATTGACAAGATCGGCAGCTGTGATGTGAGGATAATCCTGCAATAATTGAGCTTCACTGAGTCCAAGCTGTTGTGCTTCGACTAGTAGCCAGACCGCAATTCGGGTTCCCGCAATACAGGCTTCTCCGCCGCAAACACCAGAAGTTTTAGTAATACCCTGAGAACGTGTGCTCAAAGTTTGAGTCAAGATTTGAATCGCATTAGCTCTTTCTGCTGGAGTCAATGCTTGGAGTTGGGTTTCTAA
Encoded proteins:
- a CDS encoding DUF5615 family PIN-like protein; its protein translation is MARLYADEQFPRSVSELLQTMGHDILTVQEAGNANQGIPDEDVLTFAIRENRAILTLNRQDFIRLHRITSEHPGIIVCTNDTDRPRMAARINEAIAAEASLQKKLIRVVRPAT
- a CDS encoding DUF433 domain-containing protein; protein product: MTLQELETQLQALTPAERANAIQILTQTLSTRSQGITKTSGVCGGEACIAGTRIAVWLLVEAQQLGLSEAQLLQDYPHITAADLVNAWAYADAHAEEISAAIRTNNQVA